A portion of the Deltaproteobacteria bacterium genome contains these proteins:
- a CDS encoding MarR family transcriptional regulator, translated as MEYFYCFRIGALARKIYRHYGTLYGPYGVTVPQSFVIFDLLAHEYSSVKDIAARVQLDSPAVTGIVDRLVKEGLVRREEDPADRRSLRVSLTEKGRALGEELVPLAVSFNRQLHDALKADDTAAFERSLKLLEEKLT; from the coding sequence ATGGAATATTTCTATTGTTTTCGGATCGGCGCCCTGGCTCGGAAGATCTACCGGCATTACGGGACACTCTATGGACCGTATGGGGTCACCGTGCCTCAGTCATTCGTCATTTTTGATCTCCTCGCCCATGAGTACAGCAGTGTTAAGGATATCGCCGCGCGGGTCCAGCTCGACAGCCCGGCGGTAACGGGTATCGTGGACCGCCTGGTAAAAGAGGGCCTCGTAAGGCGGGAGGAAGACCCGGCGGACCGCCGCAGCCTGCGTGTGAGCCTGACGGAGAAAGGACGTGCATTGGGTGAGGAATTGGTCCCGCTTGCCGTTTCGTTCAACCGGCAGCTCCATGATGCGCTCAAGGCCGATGATACGGCGGCCTTCGAGCGCTCGCTGAAGCTGCTTGAGGAAAAACTGACCTGA
- a CDS encoding 4Fe-4S binding protein, with protein sequence MDDVYRQLRKKLDMYPIGFPESDEAYAILQVLFTPEEAEFALKLPMMDMKLDDIAASLGEGPDEVRKRLDAMADRGTVFVAVRDDIRYYRLLPSVVGFSETPFWPGKETDKTQKLAPLWRRYFFDKFGREIGDRAQSIMRIIPLNETISNEAQVTPYDDLTRLLERNEYFAVAHCPCRLYMKGTGQECDHSLEVCLHFDDEGRYMVEHGMAREITREETLQLLKKCNEEGLVHSTYNMKGKVYTICNCCSCCCVFFKAMKELKLPGAFARSNYVSYIDPDLCSACEVCADRCPVEAITVDEYAVVDEERCVGCGVCVPACPTEAIVLIGRPEEAMVELPDRKTWVVDLLKEKGVL encoded by the coding sequence ATGGATGATGTGTACCGGCAATTGCGGAAGAAACTCGACATGTATCCCATCGGGTTTCCTGAAAGTGATGAGGCCTATGCGATCCTGCAGGTTCTGTTCACACCGGAAGAGGCGGAGTTCGCCCTGAAATTGCCCATGATGGATATGAAACTCGACGACATCGCCGCGAGCCTCGGTGAGGGACCCGACGAGGTGAGAAAAAGGCTCGATGCCATGGCCGACCGGGGGACCGTCTTTGTGGCCGTCCGTGATGATATCAGGTATTACCGGCTTCTGCCGTCTGTGGTGGGTTTTTCCGAGACGCCCTTCTGGCCGGGAAAGGAGACCGACAAGACGCAAAAACTGGCGCCTCTCTGGCGGCGGTATTTTTTTGACAAGTTCGGCCGCGAGATCGGGGACCGGGCGCAGTCGATTATGCGGATCATTCCACTGAACGAAACGATCTCGAACGAGGCCCAGGTGACCCCCTATGATGATCTTACCCGGCTGCTCGAAAGGAATGAGTACTTTGCCGTTGCCCATTGCCCCTGCCGTCTCTACATGAAGGGAACCGGCCAGGAATGCGATCATTCACTTGAGGTCTGTCTTCATTTCGATGATGAGGGACGCTACATGGTGGAGCACGGGATGGCGCGTGAGATCACCCGGGAAGAAACGTTGCAGCTCCTGAAAAAATGTAACGAAGAAGGACTGGTGCACTCGACCTATAACATGAAGGGGAAGGTCTACACCATCTGCAACTGCTGTTCCTGCTGCTGCGTGTTTTTCAAGGCCATGAAAGAACTGAAGCTTCCCGGTGCCTTTGCCCGGTCGAACTATGTCAGTTACATTGATCCGGACCTGTGCTCGGCCTGCGAGGTCTGTGCCGACCGCTGTCCCGTGGAGGCCATAACCGTCGATGAGTATGCCGTTGTCGATGAAGAACGGTGCGTCGGTTGCGGTGTCTGTGTTCCCGCGTGCCCCACCGAGGCGATCGTTCTCATCGGGCGGCCGGAAGAGGCAATGGTGGAGCTGCCGGATCGAAAGACCTGGGTGGTGGACCTCCTGAAGGAAAAGGGAGTCCTCTGA